Proteins co-encoded in one Bradyrhizobium sp. 170 genomic window:
- a CDS encoding MmgE/PrpD family protein, giving the protein MRQVEAQGAGTIFGDLIAGTVWADVAAQSHEAKRSMLNFFATALGSANDPAVTAALRTLLPFSGAATSTIIGRTERLDAMCASFLNAISANLLDFDDTHLDTIIHPAAPVAAPVLALAQARGFSGQAVLTAFILGVEVECRVGNAVSPGHYARGWHITSTCGVFGAAAACAKLLGLSADQISNAIGIAASQSAGIVENLPSAAKNVSVGNAARNGLFAALLAAEGYSASPRAIEGTLGWARAMGDEPDMAQLTGGLGKTWEIAKNTYKPYPAGIVFHAVIDACFELRASLNQRIDSIASITVQGSALLLARGDRPVRNERDARVSIHHCAACALLLGAAGVTEFADATVFRPDIVSLRQKVRAMPDASLPDGAARVIIQLTSGETFEKLVMEAKGSLADPLSDRDVEAKVRDCARLGGTGWDIDRIIDGVWRLDTLADVASLMRVHG; this is encoded by the coding sequence GTGCGGCAAGTTGAAGCGCAAGGCGCCGGCACCATTTTCGGCGATCTCATTGCCGGCACGGTGTGGGCGGATGTCGCCGCGCAAAGTCACGAAGCGAAACGCTCGATGCTGAACTTCTTCGCGACCGCGCTGGGTTCGGCGAATGACCCCGCCGTCACCGCGGCGTTGCGCACGTTATTGCCGTTCAGCGGTGCTGCGACGTCGACGATCATCGGCCGTACGGAACGGCTCGACGCCATGTGCGCGTCGTTCCTCAACGCCATTTCGGCCAATCTGCTCGATTTCGACGATACCCATCTGGACACCATCATTCATCCCGCGGCGCCGGTCGCAGCTCCGGTGCTGGCATTGGCGCAGGCGCGGGGATTTTCGGGCCAAGCGGTTCTCACGGCATTCATTCTCGGCGTAGAGGTCGAATGTCGCGTCGGCAACGCAGTGTCTCCCGGACATTATGCGCGTGGCTGGCACATCACCTCGACTTGCGGGGTGTTCGGTGCGGCCGCAGCCTGCGCGAAACTGCTCGGGCTTTCGGCGGACCAGATTTCGAACGCGATTGGAATTGCAGCCAGCCAGTCGGCCGGGATCGTCGAAAATCTCCCGAGCGCCGCCAAGAATGTCAGCGTTGGCAACGCGGCGCGCAACGGCCTGTTTGCGGCATTGCTTGCGGCTGAAGGCTACTCCGCATCGCCGCGGGCTATTGAGGGGACGCTCGGCTGGGCTCGTGCCATGGGTGACGAACCCGATATGGCACAGTTGACGGGCGGTCTCGGCAAGACCTGGGAGATCGCGAAGAATACCTACAAGCCCTATCCGGCGGGCATCGTGTTTCATGCCGTGATCGACGCCTGCTTCGAACTACGAGCGAGCCTGAACCAGCGCATTGATAGTATCGCCTCCATCACGGTGCAGGGCTCGGCGCTGTTGCTGGCGCGCGGCGACCGGCCGGTTCGCAACGAACGCGACGCGCGGGTCAGCATTCATCATTGCGCCGCCTGTGCGCTGCTGCTGGGTGCGGCCGGCGTCACCGAGTTCGCGGACGCGACCGTATTTCGGCCGGACATCGTGTCGCTGCGCCAGAAGGTGAGGGCAATGCCTGACGCTTCGCTTCCGGATGGTGCCGCGCGCGTCATTATCCAATTGACGTCGGGAGAGACGTTCGAAAAGCTTGTGATGGAAGCGAAAGGCAGTCTTGCCGACCCATTATCCGACCGTGATGTCGAAGCGAAAGTGCGCGATTGCGCGCGGCTGGGCGGCACCGGTTGGGATATAGATCGCATCATCGATGGTGTCTGGCGTCTCGACACGCTTGCAGACGTCGCGAGCCTGATGAGGGTGCACGGATGA
- a CDS encoding NAD(P)-dependent oxidoreductase, whose product MPRQEQESACGANRERTMAAETIGFVGTGRMGGPMAGRLLDAGYSLCIYDSQVEATKVLVARGARLAQSPAEVASSADIVLASLPTPDIVKAVALGPDGIIAGNRATVLIDLSTTGPGAAKLIAKGFEARNLTLVDAPVSGGIKGAVNGTLAVMVSCPKATYDRVEPILKHFGKLFYTGDKPGTAQTAKLANNLMAAAALVITSEAVAMGVKGGVNAKVLIDIINASSGRNSASEDKFPRAVLPGTFDFGFTTGLSYKDVRLCVDEAEAMGVPMVCGSVVRQMLAITNAKYGASSDFTSIAKVLEEWAGVEMRG is encoded by the coding sequence CTGCCGCGGCAAGAACAAGAGAGCGCTTGCGGCGCGAACAGGGAGCGAACCATGGCTGCAGAAACAATCGGCTTTGTCGGAACCGGCCGCATGGGTGGACCGATGGCCGGGCGCCTGCTCGACGCCGGCTATTCGCTGTGCATTTACGATTCGCAGGTCGAGGCGACCAAGGTGCTGGTTGCGCGCGGCGCACGGCTAGCGCAATCGCCCGCCGAAGTCGCATCGAGCGCCGATATCGTGCTGGCAAGCCTGCCGACCCCCGACATCGTCAAGGCGGTTGCGCTGGGGCCCGATGGAATCATTGCCGGAAACCGCGCCACGGTGCTGATCGACTTGTCCACCACCGGGCCTGGCGCCGCCAAATTGATCGCGAAGGGATTCGAAGCGAGGAACCTGACCCTCGTCGATGCACCGGTCAGCGGCGGCATCAAGGGCGCAGTGAACGGTACGCTTGCGGTGATGGTTTCCTGTCCGAAGGCGACCTATGACAGGGTTGAGCCGATCCTGAAGCACTTCGGAAAGCTGTTTTACACCGGCGACAAGCCGGGCACGGCACAGACGGCAAAACTGGCCAACAATCTGATGGCGGCGGCAGCGCTCGTGATCACCTCCGAAGCGGTGGCGATGGGCGTCAAGGGCGGCGTCAACGCCAAGGTGCTGATCGACATCATCAACGCCAGCAGCGGGCGCAACAGCGCCTCGGAAGACAAATTCCCCCGCGCCGTGCTTCCCGGCACCTTCGATTTCGGATTTACCACCGGCCTCTCCTACAAGGACGTTCGGCTCTGCGTCGATGAAGCCGAGGCGATGGGTGTTCCGATGGTCTGCGGTTCCGTGGTCCGACAGATGCTCGCCATCACCAACGCCAAATATGGCGCGTCATCCGACTTTACGTCGATCGCGAAAGTGCTGGAGGAATGGGCCGGCGTCGAAATGCGCGGCTAG
- a CDS encoding MmgE/PrpD family protein yields the protein MTIDSTGPGEISLARALARTALAINPGRFDADVIAKAKICLLDFLSCAFEARNHPWSRQAIGIARAVGNGATIVGTGMLASPGDAAFANATMGHGLVREDMHAASICHHGVVIWPTLLALSERTTLSGASFLAAAIIGYETGAQIGRALFTADLARLYRPTGLVAPLGAAMAGSYALGLSESAATSAVAIAANTSSGLNEWPRAGGSEMYFHPGFAARNAIAAIELAEAGALASETILEGEAGLFAAFRRQAAPSEIRLFAGAEPEIMAVYNKPAPACNFAQTAAQAALRAARELGTSEDIATVAIRVPEAAARYPGCDSKGPFHNALQAKMSIPFSVAAVLARGALEEENYARVDNPWILRLIERTDLQSAPDLTAAFPANQGAEVLVGLRDGKTIHQRLENVVAATPEEIRVRFRQAASDVIGDKHVRHLEELVDNCTSLPDSRVIAARCRLEPTEQRLRPAS from the coding sequence ATGACGATCGATTCAACCGGACCAGGCGAGATTTCGTTGGCGCGAGCGCTGGCTCGCACAGCGCTTGCCATCAATCCCGGCCGCTTCGATGCTGATGTCATCGCCAAGGCGAAAATCTGCCTGCTGGATTTCCTCTCTTGCGCTTTCGAGGCACGTAACCACCCGTGGAGCCGCCAGGCGATCGGCATCGCGCGCGCAGTCGGAAACGGCGCGACGATTGTCGGAACCGGCATGCTTGCCTCGCCGGGCGATGCGGCCTTCGCCAACGCCACCATGGGCCACGGCCTGGTGCGCGAAGACATGCACGCCGCCAGCATCTGCCACCATGGCGTAGTGATCTGGCCGACGCTGCTCGCCTTGTCGGAACGAACGACGCTGTCCGGCGCGTCATTCCTTGCCGCTGCAATCATCGGCTATGAGACCGGCGCACAGATCGGACGCGCCCTCTTTACCGCCGATCTTGCCCGTCTCTACCGGCCGACCGGCCTTGTTGCGCCACTCGGCGCAGCGATGGCGGGAAGCTATGCCCTTGGTCTTAGCGAGAGTGCTGCAACCAGCGCAGTCGCCATTGCCGCCAACACATCGTCCGGCCTGAACGAATGGCCCCGCGCCGGCGGCTCCGAGATGTATTTCCATCCGGGCTTTGCCGCGCGCAACGCGATTGCCGCGATCGAACTGGCCGAGGCCGGCGCCCTCGCCTCGGAGACGATCCTTGAGGGCGAGGCCGGATTGTTCGCCGCCTTCCGCCGCCAGGCTGCCCCGTCCGAGATCCGGTTGTTTGCCGGCGCAGAGCCCGAGATCATGGCCGTCTATAACAAGCCCGCTCCCGCCTGCAATTTCGCGCAGACAGCGGCGCAGGCAGCCCTGCGCGCCGCGCGCGAACTCGGGACATCGGAAGACATCGCGACCGTTGCGATCCGGGTCCCCGAAGCGGCGGCCCGCTACCCCGGCTGCGACTCCAAGGGGCCATTTCACAATGCGCTGCAAGCCAAAATGAGCATTCCCTTCAGCGTCGCTGCCGTGCTGGCGCGCGGTGCGCTCGAAGAGGAGAATTACGCGCGAGTCGACAATCCCTGGATACTCCGCCTCATCGAACGGACCGATCTGCAAAGCGCGCCTGACCTCACCGCCGCATTCCCGGCGAACCAGGGCGCCGAGGTTCTTGTTGGCCTGCGCGACGGAAAGACCATCCATCAGCGTCTCGAGAATGTCGTCGCCGCGACGCCGGAGGAGATCCGTGTCCGCTTTCGGCAGGCCGCTTCCGACGTCATCGGCGACAAGCATGTACGCCATCTGGAAGAGCTGGTGGATAATTGCACATCACTTCCGGACAGCCGCGTCATCGCCGCCCGGTGCCGGCTTGAACCGACAGAGCAACGACTGCGGCCAGCATCATGA
- a CDS encoding branched-chain amino acid ABC transporter permease yields the protein MTQALEGFLQALSAGLLIGAVYGLMCVGLGLIFGVMRVINFAQGDFMMLGMYAAFYFFTALGVQATFGNTFGPFVAILLAGPVLAAFGYFVHLTLISRVSGTRTSSLEGEGHYAQLILTLGIALILQNGGLLVFGSVLASIRTPLSSSAWELGPLFYDVSVFINKARGIDAVVSLVTMLLLTLMITRSRIGKSLRAAADNPTAATYMGIDVDRAHRIAFALGTGITAIAGGLLATNYPFHPFVGVEYVIVMYAGVVLGGMGSIIGAFWGGMTIGLVQQMSTLILPTQLQNAAIFVVFLLIIFFRPQGFFGRMVERT from the coding sequence GTGACCCAGGCGCTGGAAGGCTTCCTGCAAGCGTTGTCCGCCGGACTTTTGATCGGCGCGGTCTACGGCTTGATGTGCGTCGGGCTCGGGCTGATTTTCGGCGTCATGCGGGTAATCAATTTCGCCCAGGGCGATTTCATGATGCTCGGCATGTATGCGGCGTTCTATTTCTTCACCGCACTCGGTGTGCAGGCCACGTTCGGCAACACCTTCGGACCGTTCGTCGCGATCCTGCTGGCCGGCCCGGTGCTGGCTGCCTTCGGTTACTTCGTCCACCTCACCCTGATCTCGCGCGTATCCGGCACGCGCACCTCTTCGCTCGAGGGAGAGGGTCATTATGCCCAGCTCATTCTGACGCTGGGGATCGCGCTGATCCTGCAGAACGGCGGCCTGCTCGTGTTCGGCTCGGTGCTGGCCTCGATCCGGACGCCGCTGTCGAGTTCGGCGTGGGAGCTTGGACCGCTGTTTTATGACGTCAGCGTCTTCATCAACAAGGCGCGCGGGATAGACGCGGTTGTTTCGCTGGTGACGATGCTGCTGCTGACGCTAATGATCACGCGGTCGCGGATCGGAAAGTCGCTGCGGGCCGCGGCCGATAATCCTACCGCGGCAACCTATATGGGCATCGACGTCGACCGCGCGCACCGCATAGCCTTCGCGCTCGGCACCGGTATCACCGCCATTGCCGGCGGCCTGCTCGCCACCAATTATCCCTTTCATCCCTTCGTCGGCGTCGAATACGTCATCGTCATGTATGCCGGCGTCGTGCTCGGCGGCATGGGCAGCATCATCGGCGCCTTCTGGGGTGGCATGACGATCGGGCTGGTCCAGCAGATGTCGACGCTGATCCTGCCGACGCAATTGCAGAACGCCGCGATCTTCGTCGTGTTTCTCCTGATCATCTTTTTTCGCCCGCAAGGTTTCTTCGGGCGCATGGTCGAGAGGACATGA
- a CDS encoding branched-chain amino acid ABC transporter ATP-binding protein/permease, protein MRGWRSLLPIIVFTALYAAVSLSVTNSYYQLVMTLVPVWAIFGLSWNLLSGYTGLISFGHAAFFGVGAYAVVLGQIHFDLSPWIMIPIAAIFGGIAGLLIGFPTFRLQGHYFALAMLAYPLAILYVFEWLGLQEVTLPIKRDNPIAYMQFADHRLYTLLALAMMLATILLTRAIERSRFGMALLAIKQNEAAAEAAGINTLAWKLRAVTLSGAIAGAVGGFYAVVLLVVTPQSVFGMLVSAQALTVAMFGGVGTVWGPVIGSVILIPLAETLNAEAGSRFPGIQGVIYGLAIICVILLAPEGLFWKVRDFLRKRSALPVAATPTALDVSVAVPVPAALAPARTERSVGTGDVVLEVRNLSRSFGGLKAVQDVSFKLRQNEILGIIGPNGAGKTTLFNLLNGFLRPGTGEILLDGREMSGRKPHELCEAGIGRTFQIMRPFLRMSISDNVVVGAYVRAKTDAEARQLAADAITRVGLSEIADRIAGELTTKELRLMELARALAGQPRILLLDETLAGLGHDEANEVVAVIQRLARDGMTIAIIEHTMQAMVRLVDSFLVLDHGAVIVEGEPEAVTRDSRVIEAYLGKKWMAHAPH, encoded by the coding sequence ATGCGTGGATGGCGATCGCTGCTGCCTATCATTGTCTTCACCGCCCTCTATGCGGCGGTGTCGCTGAGCGTGACCAATTCCTATTACCAGCTGGTGATGACGCTGGTTCCGGTCTGGGCGATATTCGGCCTGTCGTGGAACCTGCTTAGTGGATACACCGGACTGATCTCGTTCGGTCACGCCGCCTTCTTCGGCGTCGGCGCCTATGCCGTCGTGCTCGGCCAGATCCATTTCGACCTGTCGCCATGGATCATGATCCCCATCGCAGCCATCTTCGGCGGCATCGCCGGATTGCTGATCGGCTTTCCGACCTTCCGCCTGCAGGGTCACTACTTTGCGCTGGCGATGCTCGCCTACCCGCTCGCCATTCTCTACGTGTTCGAATGGCTCGGCCTTCAGGAAGTTACGCTGCCAATCAAGCGCGACAATCCGATCGCCTATATGCAATTCGCCGATCACCGTCTCTACACGCTGCTGGCTCTGGCGATGATGCTTGCCACGATCCTGCTGACGCGCGCCATCGAACGGTCGCGCTTCGGCATGGCGCTGCTTGCGATCAAGCAGAACGAGGCTGCCGCGGAAGCCGCGGGAATCAACACGCTGGCCTGGAAGCTCCGTGCCGTCACGCTCAGCGGAGCCATCGCCGGAGCGGTTGGCGGGTTCTACGCCGTCGTGCTGCTGGTGGTGACCCCGCAATCGGTATTCGGCATGCTGGTGTCGGCCCAGGCGCTGACGGTCGCCATGTTCGGCGGTGTCGGAACGGTCTGGGGGCCGGTGATCGGATCGGTGATCCTGATCCCGTTGGCCGAAACGCTCAACGCCGAAGCAGGCTCGCGCTTTCCCGGAATTCAGGGGGTGATCTACGGCCTCGCCATCATATGCGTCATCCTGCTCGCGCCTGAGGGCCTGTTCTGGAAAGTGCGCGATTTCCTGCGCAAGCGGTCGGCGCTGCCGGTGGCGGCAACGCCGACCGCACTGGACGTCTCGGTTGCAGTTCCGGTCCCCGCCGCACTAGCGCCAGCGCGTACCGAGCGATCCGTTGGGACAGGTGACGTCGTCCTGGAAGTTCGCAACCTGTCGCGCTCGTTCGGTGGATTGAAGGCCGTGCAGGATGTCAGCTTCAAGCTACGACAAAACGAGATCCTCGGGATCATCGGCCCCAACGGTGCCGGCAAGACCACGCTGTTCAACCTTCTGAACGGATTCCTTCGGCCAGGAACGGGCGAAATCCTCCTCGACGGACGCGAGATGTCCGGCCGCAAGCCGCATGAGCTCTGCGAGGCCGGCATCGGCCGCACCTTCCAGATCATGCGCCCGTTCCTGCGCATGTCGATTTCAGACAATGTCGTGGTCGGTGCCTATGTCCGCGCCAAGACCGATGCCGAAGCAAGGCAACTGGCCGCCGACGCGATTACCCGCGTCGGCCTGTCCGAAATCGCCGACCGCATCGCAGGTGAACTCACGACCAAGGAATTACGGCTGATGGAGCTTGCCCGCGCGCTGGCCGGACAGCCGCGCATCCTGCTGCTCGACGAGACGCTCGCAGGCCTCGGCCATGACGAAGCCAACGAGGTCGTGGCAGTGATCCAGCGGCTGGCCCGCGACGGCATGACGATCGCGATCATTGAACACACGATGCAGGCGATGGTCCGTCTGGTCGACAGTTTCCTAGTGCTCGACCACGGCGCCGTTATCGTCGAGGGCGAACCGGAAGCGGTCACCCGCGACAGCCGCGTCATCGAAGCCTATCTCGGCAAGAAATGGATGGCCCATGCTCCGCATTGA
- a CDS encoding ABC transporter ATP-binding protein — protein sequence MLRIEGLTAGYSAIPVLNGVSIKVEEGQFVAIVGPNGAGKTTLFKTISGIVRPSAGTIKFGDHDLLSIRPAQRAHLGIAHVPEGRQVFPSLTVMENLEMGAMTEAGQRDWQHNIERIFEWLPILAERRGQFAGTLSGGQQQMLAIGRGLASSPKLLMLDEPSMGLAPTIADFIFERLIEIRRQSNLTILLVEQRVAEALESADHGYVLEAGRVALEGNNQTLRADDRIRKAYLGM from the coding sequence ATGCTCCGCATTGAAGGGCTGACCGCCGGCTATTCCGCGATCCCCGTGTTGAACGGCGTCTCGATCAAGGTCGAGGAAGGCCAGTTCGTCGCGATCGTCGGGCCGAACGGCGCCGGCAAGACCACGTTGTTCAAGACAATTTCCGGCATCGTGCGCCCGAGCGCGGGAACGATCAAGTTCGGAGATCACGACCTTCTCTCAATCCGGCCGGCGCAACGCGCGCATCTCGGCATCGCTCACGTTCCGGAAGGACGACAGGTCTTTCCCTCGCTCACCGTGATGGAAAACCTCGAGATGGGCGCGATGACCGAGGCCGGCCAGCGCGACTGGCAACACAACATCGAGCGCATCTTCGAATGGCTGCCGATCCTGGCCGAGCGCCGCGGCCAGTTCGCAGGCACGCTCTCGGGCGGACAGCAGCAGATGCTGGCGATCGGCCGCGGGTTAGCCTCCTCGCCCAAACTCCTGATGCTGGATGAACCCTCGATGGGCCTCGCGCCCACGATCGCGGATTTCATCTTCGAACGGCTGATCGAAATCCGCCGGCAATCGAACCTGACGATCCTGCTGGTCGAACAGCGCGTCGCGGAGGCGCTCGAATCCGCCGACCACGGCTACGTTCTCGAAGCCGGACGCGTCGCACTCGAAGGCAACAACCAAACCTTGCGGGCGGACGACCGCATCCGCAAGGCTTACCTCGGCATGTAA
- a CDS encoding ABC transporter substrate-binding protein: MGQDNASDKISKTSLTRRTVLSGAAAIGLSTVARAQQPAEVKVGLIVPLSGIYTRPGQVMRMGAEMGIEHINAQGGIKSLGGAKMKLVVIDCGDTTEKAKNAAQRMVAQEADLVAATGSYLSSFTLAVTEVTERAELPMLTLSYSDLLTERGFKFIFQTAAPASRQSELGLPELMKLAEAASGKRPKTVAILMDNTATSVATAKALKEKIFAQEGLQLVVEEVWTPPLSDATPLIQKVRSARPDLLLFMPNAISDAKLGLEKINEFGLGQGKIPTVSFSITIAEPDMLQSVSTDAVQGIMTVVANWGSKGHEALIAELKAKYKEPWMTQNVISTYGDMWLMKAALEQAGKADRLAVAQAFRTMDGGPSKHYPGGQLKFDEKGRRVGAGVVIVQWQSGVPVTVFPSDLALAAPFWPKKS, from the coding sequence ATGGGCCAGGATAACGCATCCGACAAGATCTCGAAGACGTCACTGACGCGGCGAACCGTGCTCTCAGGTGCGGCCGCAATCGGCCTGTCGACGGTGGCGCGCGCGCAGCAGCCGGCCGAGGTCAAGGTCGGCCTGATCGTGCCGCTGTCGGGCATCTATACAAGGCCGGGTCAGGTGATGCGCATGGGCGCCGAGATGGGCATCGAGCACATCAACGCGCAAGGCGGCATCAAATCGCTCGGCGGCGCGAAGATGAAGCTTGTCGTGATCGATTGCGGCGACACCACGGAGAAGGCCAAGAACGCGGCGCAGCGCATGGTCGCCCAGGAGGCCGATCTGGTTGCGGCAACCGGCTCCTATCTGAGTTCCTTCACGCTGGCGGTGACCGAGGTTACCGAACGCGCCGAACTGCCAATGCTCACGCTGTCCTATTCGGACTTGCTGACCGAGCGAGGCTTCAAATTCATCTTCCAGACGGCCGCGCCTGCAAGCCGGCAGTCGGAGCTTGGCTTGCCCGAACTGATGAAGCTTGCCGAAGCCGCATCCGGCAAGCGTCCGAAGACGGTGGCGATCCTGATGGACAACACGGCGACCTCGGTTGCGACCGCCAAGGCGCTCAAGGAGAAGATCTTTGCGCAGGAAGGCCTGCAACTGGTCGTCGAGGAGGTGTGGACGCCGCCGCTTTCGGACGCCACGCCGCTGATCCAGAAGGTCAGGTCGGCCCGACCGGACCTGCTACTGTTCATGCCCAACGCGATATCGGACGCCAAGCTCGGCCTGGAAAAGATCAACGAGTTCGGGCTTGGCCAGGGCAAAATTCCAACCGTCTCCTTCTCGATCACGATCGCCGAACCCGATATGCTGCAAAGCGTCAGCACCGACGCCGTGCAGGGCATCATGACGGTGGTCGCTAACTGGGGTTCGAAGGGCCACGAGGCCCTGATCGCCGAGTTGAAGGCGAAGTACAAAGAGCCCTGGATGACGCAGAACGTCATCTCGACCTATGGCGACATGTGGTTAATGAAGGCCGCGCTCGAACAAGCCGGCAAGGCCGACCGCCTGGCCGTTGCGCAGGCGTTCCGCACCATGGATGGCGGTCCGTCGAAACACTATCCCGGCGGCCAGCTCAAGTTCGACGAAAAGGGCCGCCGTGTCGGCGCCGGCGTCGTGATCGTGCAGTGGCAATCCGGCGTGCCCGTCACCGTCTTTCCGTCCGACCTCGCATTAGCCGCTCCGTTCTGGCCGAAGAAGTCTTGA
- a CDS encoding ABC transporter substrate-binding protein, with amino-acid sequence MTEITRAALTRRGLLAGASAGLISSRVWAQQPSEVKVGLLVPISGLYARPGAVMRHGAEMGVEHINAQGGIKSLGGAKLKLVVLDSGDTTEKAKNAAQRMVAQEPDLVAASGSYLSSFTLAVTEVTERANLPVLTLSYSDLITDRGFKYVFQTSATAGSQAKQALPQIVKLAETASGKKPKTVAIITDNTAASVSSAKAMRDGLLAENGLQLIVDETFTPPLADATSLVQKIRSAKPDLLFFLPTVISDAKLLLEKMNEFGLGQGKIPTISFGIAIAEPDMLQTVSPELLQGLLTCVASWGAKGHEALIAELKTRYKEPWMTQNAISTYGDMWVIKDALEKAGKADRVAVADALRTMDAGPSKYYPLGEIKFDEKGRRVGAGMTIVQWQAGVPVTVFPPQLALSQPFWPKN; translated from the coding sequence ATGACAGAAATCACCCGGGCCGCATTGACGCGGCGCGGCCTGCTCGCCGGCGCATCCGCCGGTCTGATCTCGTCTCGCGTGTGGGCTCAGCAACCATCCGAAGTGAAGGTCGGGTTGCTGGTGCCAATCTCGGGCCTCTATGCGCGCCCGGGAGCCGTGATGCGCCACGGTGCCGAGATGGGGGTGGAACACATCAACGCGCAAGGCGGCATCAAGTCGCTCGGTGGCGCCAAGCTCAAGCTGGTCGTGCTCGATTCCGGCGATACCACCGAGAAGGCCAAAAATGCCGCGCAGCGCATGGTCGCGCAGGAACCCGATTTGGTGGCGGCCAGCGGTTCCTATCTGAGTTCATTCACGCTGGCGGTCACCGAGGTCACGGAGCGGGCCAATCTTCCGGTCCTCACCCTCTCCTACTCCGACCTGATTACCGATCGCGGCTTCAAATATGTCTTCCAGACATCGGCTACGGCGGGGTCGCAGGCAAAACAGGCTTTGCCGCAGATCGTGAAGCTTGCTGAAACCGCTTCCGGAAAGAAGCCCAAGACGGTCGCGATCATCACCGACAACACCGCGGCATCGGTTTCTTCGGCAAAGGCGATGCGAGACGGCCTGCTTGCCGAAAATGGGCTGCAACTGATCGTCGACGAAACCTTTACCCCGCCTCTCGCTGACGCCACCTCGCTGGTTCAAAAAATCCGGTCGGCGAAACCTGACCTGCTGTTCTTCCTGCCGACCGTGATTTCCGACGCCAAGCTGCTGCTCGAGAAGATGAACGAGTTCGGTCTAGGACAAGGCAAGATTCCGACCATCTCGTTCGGTATCGCCATCGCCGAGCCCGACATGCTGCAGACCGTGAGCCCGGAATTGCTGCAGGGCCTGCTCACCTGCGTCGCGAGTTGGGGCGCCAAGGGGCACGAGGCGCTGATCGCCGAACTCAAGACTCGCTACAAGGAACCTTGGATGACGCAGAATGCGATCTCCACCTATGGCGACATGTGGGTGATCAAGGACGCGCTCGAGAAGGCCGGCAAGGCTGACCGCGTTGCCGTGGCCGACGCGCTGCGCACCATGGATGCAGGTCCCTCGAAATATTACCCGCTCGGCGAAATCAAGTTCGACGAAAAGGGCCGACGCGTCGGCGCTGGCATGACCATCGTGCAGTGGCAGGCTGGCGTTCCAGTCACGGTATTCCCGCCGCAACTGGCGCTGTCCCAGCCGTTCTGGCCCAAAAACTAG